The genomic stretch CCAAAGAAGACCCATTGTCACCGACAAGAAAGCTTGTGATGATCTGAGGAATGTTGTTGGGGGCACCTTCTAGTAAGATGAAGTGTTGGGAAATATCAACGAAGTAGAACATATATAGAGATTGAACTTAGAAGGGTTGTTGTTTTTGTTTGTAGTCTTTGGAACCTCATCACGTTCATTATGAAACAGATGAGATTCTCAATGATGGAATTAACTACACTAAAGCAGGTTGCTCATACtatttatttttcatcaataaaGAAAACAAATGATTTGCTAATCACATTTAATAATGATTTTGATCTATACGGTGAAAGGAGAGGTTTTCCTTGAAATTTAGGGGTTGAGAAGTAGGACAAACTGAGGTTTAATTTCTTGTAATGCTTTATCATATAATGGAAATAACACCAGCAGTTCGAGAGCATACAGTAATAATACCTTCTGGAATGGTGATAGTTTTTCATGGTTTCAATTTTTACTATGATGCAACTGAATTATTACCTGAATTCAAGGATCTGGCATGAATTTGTTGTTTTCCACTGAAAAAGTAGGGCGAAGCTTGACGACTGTTAAGTAAACAGTTCACATTTTGTTAGAATCCTGCTATTATTTGAGTCTCGGTGAACTACATTTCAAACTGTTCGACAAATAGGCTTTAGTAAACTGCATGTTTTTCTCTTAATTTCATGCATCTTTTGATAAAATAGGGTTTCTATCCTATTAGAGATGTATAATCTTTGACTGATATTGGCTTTGTATCCGACTCATTTATCCATCCATATTCTAGCAACATCTTTTAGTAGCTGCCACAGAGAGTTCTATCTGTTGGTGACCAACAAACTGCCAGTTGTTTGAATGTTAAATTCAATTGAAATCTTGCATTTTGTTTGTGGCGTATGTACCTATGATTATTGTGATGGTATTCCAGATACACAATCCTAGCGACAACAACCGTATCTACATTTGTGAAGTATATTTTCTATGTAAGTGACATGCTTATGGAAGGCCAATGGGAGAGAAAGGCTGTTTATACATTTTATCTCGAGCTTGTACGGGACCTTCTTCACCTGTCTTTATACATATTTTTCTTCCTAGTCATCTTTCTGTAAGTACTTTCTTAAACTTAATTTCATGTATGGCTGTGCTGGAGAACATATTTTTGAGTTCCCAACTCTAAGTTGACTAAAGCATTAAATAATTTGTCTCTTCTTTCTCACTGCACATAAATGACTCCATTACTTATCTGATCTGTTTTCACTTTTTTGTGATATTATTGTTTGCTTTTGTAGTTAACAGTGTTGAACATTTTTCCTCACACTGTTTATTTGTCTTGCTTGCCCATAGAAACATTGGTCCAGGTTTACATTATGAACACTAACATGAAATACTTTAAAACCTCATCAGCATTGTCAATATACATGCTGATCATCATCAAACCCCATTGTACATtgtatatgcctttgtcattgcgtGTTGTAACATGCTGATCTTTTGGTTTTGTATCATAGGAATAATACTTTAGCAAGCACCTACGAACTGTGCAAGTAGCTTGATGGCACTGGTTTGCATGGTATGAGCATGCGATCAACTGTATATGATTTCAGTTGTGGTTCATTGGCATGCACCCATGAACTGCATGCTAATATTATGGTTGCATCCTAACTTTTTCTATTTGTGAATGTGGAAGTTAAACATTATGATTGCCAAAGTTTATCATAGAACAAGTGCTTGAACTCTGGATGCGGCTGAAGGAGATCAATCTTACAAGTTCAGTAAATTGACTTACTGTACACAACTTAAGGAACTAATTAATTTTATCTATCTcttcatttttcttttcatttgtgtTTGCTTTTGGAAGGCAATCAATTCTATACTTTCAGCTACAACAAATTTGTGCTTGTTTACTATATTCAACTTGCTTTCATTTATGTGTTATGAAATCCTTGCTCATTCTAGGAGCAATGCAAAACACAACCTGGTTACTAAAAGGACTTTTGTGCATATGACTACTCTTCTGCTTTTCCCTAGAGTGCCATAACTAATATCAATTGTAACCAAGTTTTACTAAATCTATGTTGCTTTTTAGAAAGTACTTCTAACTTGCTTTTCATAAATGCTGTCATACAGTTGTTTTTTGTTGGTTGAATTGTACTTTTTTGTTGGTAATAGGAGTTATGGTATTCCATTGCACTTGATCCGTGAGCTGTATGAGACATTTCGCAGTTTCAGAATGCGTGTTGCTGATTATGTTCGTTATCGCAAAATTACATCAAATATGAATGAGCGTTTCCCTGATGCAACACAAGAAGAACTTAATGCGTAAGCAATTTACTCCACATATTCTTAAATTGTTTACAAAACTTTTTTGactattttttcttatttagtgCCTTCCATTACCTTAATACAGAACTGATGCAACATGCATTATATGTCGTGAGGAGATGGTTACAGCCAAGAAATTGCTATGTGGACATCTTTTCCATGTGCACTGTCTAAGGTCATGGCTAGAGCGACAACATACTTGCCCTACTTGCCGAGCTTTGGTTGTCCCTCCTGAAAATGGGCAAGTTGGATCAGCTAGGCATCATGGAACTCCATCAGAATCTAATCAACCTGGTAATGTTTCTGAGCTTGCTTGCCTCAGATATCCATGTTACTCTTTTACTTCCATGTACAAATTGAGCTGCATGCAACCATAAAAATGGAGACATTCTTCTGAGAAGGAATAAAGTCAttgtatacttttttttttcagaactTCAAGGAccaatgttttcttttcttttgcttgtGATTTGACCGAAAAAGTGGACAAAGCATAATTGTAGACATAAACCACATGTGGACTAATTGCATACTTTATAGAGATTTGGCCTCTCATTGTAGGAGTAAGTCAAATTGCAGATGGATTGCTTCTTTGATTATGTCATGTCTCTTAGCAAAGGAATAAGCCATATTACAGATGCAGGGCTGCTTTAAATATGCTGTATGTAGTTATCACTTTATGTTTGTCCGTTCAAAGTTCAAGCCATATTCACATCTGGTTTCCTATCTAAAAGTCCATTGGTCTTGGTATCTTTTGTATATTCTATAGACAATCAACTACTCTGTTCACTGGACCTTTTCTGAAGAATTATCAGCCAATCTGTTAAAATGATGACTTTGTGAATTTTGTAAATATTTGTCACTTTTGACGGTGAAAATAGTCCCACACACCTTTCCACCTCCCCCTCATCGTTCTGCTAGGCTATTTCTTTATTTTCAGGGGAGCATGCATCTGAGTTACCTAATTTAAACTGGATTCCTACCAATAATTGTTGAGATATTAGTCATAATGTGGGCAGCAACAATTAAGTGaacttttttttgttgtttccAAGTCTTAGGTAAGCATtttcaccttttttttatttGACCAACCATTTTTAGCAACTTGCTCACCCATCTGCAATGATAATTGAAAAGGGCATCCAATTGTCTATGATATGGTTTTCCCAATTCTTCCTGGCATTTTTGCTTCCATCTAGGTTCAAAAACTTAATATGCCCTTCAGCTGGTTCCTTTGTGTAGGTTGACATTATATTTCACTTTACTTTAAATCTGCTTGTGGTACCCCAAATCAAAGTTGAAACAGTGAAAGAAGCTTTGGGACTGAAGCTTTAATACCAATGGATGTACAACTGATGACTCCAGAGGATATGGAagcataaattaaatttttaagaATTAATATGCTTTAGTGTGAGATATGAAGAGTGAGAACACTAAAGCAGAAAACGGAGAGAAAAAAAATGGAGATATACATTTTTTATATCTACTGATTTGCTAATTCCAGGAAAGTCCTCACTAAATATAATACTTAATAAGATGGAACTTGGACCATGCTAGGACTCTGATGATGGAATATGAAAAAGGATCTTTTCTGAAGTACCAGTCCAGTTAGGACTGGTATATATGGTATGTTCTGTTGAATTTTAGTCACCATGAATGATAAATAGTAGGTATTAATGTCCATTATCTGATAATTATTTGACTATTTAAGCATCCAATCAGTGCACGATTGACTCCAAACTGCTGGATTAGTACAGTTCAAACAGAACTAGATCCACCCTTACAAAAAATAAAACTAGATTAAAAGGACAATTTCAATTCTTAGTTTGCAGCTGATACAGTTGGAGTTGACATGTATTTTTTATCTAATCACGACCATTAGTTGCATGACAAGTATGGTGCTtttactaacttccttctttattGTTGTTAACAGGCATGAACCATCTCCTAGATTGTATTATTCTCATGGAAAAAGTTACATTGCTAGTACTTATTTTTAAGTTCACCAGGTCTGATTTTTGCCGCTATTGCTTTGGTAGTGCTTAGTTGACCTGTGGTTATCTTATTCTCATTGTAGTTGGATCAGCAACGGAAGGCACATCATCACAAGGTCCCAGTGATGGTGCAGGAGGTGCTAATCTAAGCCGGCATCAAGCAAGGCTTCAAGCTGCTGCCATGGCTGCTTCCTTATATGAGAAATCATTTAGTTATCTTCCAGCAAGTTCCTTCTGGTATGCATCTACGAACCAGCTTAAAGCCAGTGGAATCATGTGTTTGCCTTCAATCAGAATATATGCAATATTAGACAGAATCTTCTGTAGTAGTACCTCTATTAAGCAATCCTAGATGCTTGCGTTTAAATTACAATAAGTGCTAACATTGAAATGTTCTCACAAGAAGTTATTTTACTAGTTTGTAGGAAATTAGCAAGTTCCTTCTGGTATGCATCTACGAACCAGCTTAAAGCCAGTGGAATCATGTGTTTGCCTTCAATCAGAATATATGCAATATTAGACAGAATCTTCTGTAGTAGTACCTCTATTAAGCAATCCTAGATGCTTGCGTTTAAATTACAATAAGTGCTAACTTTGAAATGTTCTCACAAGAAGTTATTTTACTAGTTTGTAGGAAATTAGGGTAATGCATCTGTTTTTGTTCTACGTGATTATACAAACTAGTGACATGTTTTATGTGATAATTGTGAAACTGATTTGAGTATATTAACAAAGTAATACTTTGCTACGTTGCTTGGAACTAGTAATATCAGAATTAATAAACATAATCATAGTATTTTGAGAAAACAACCGTGGTCAAGCGAGACCCCTAAAATGGATGGTATTGCCTGAAATTTGGTCCTACCAAATATTAATTTCATCAAGCTAGATCCAAATTTAGCACCATTATTCTAGAACCATAACTAATTAGAATGCATGAGTTGTCTTGATTAACATGCCATTAATGTAAATTCAGTTTaatcaaattatatttttctgGAGAGAAGAATGTTCTTGGTTGTGGTATGGGTGCATGTATATGTTTTGCCAGTTAGTTTGGTTTGTTTTACATGAGCTCTGGGCCTGTTGGTTCAATATTCTTTGATTTTATGCTTTAAATTGACTACGTCCATCCATTATTACATTAGTTTAAGATATTGTATTCTTGTTGTATCCTTTGAGATACATATTCTGTGGAAAAGTTTATTAGTAATGCAACAATTGTAGTGTTTCTTTCATTAATTGAATATACATGAATGCACAGTTGAAAATTAGCACACCTTGTAATTTGTTAAGCAACTTGTGAGAAAATTTTGGTCAAGAAAGGTCTGTGTGCATGTAGAAAAAATAAACATGACAATGGAGAAAATGCAAATAATAGGTTAAGAATATGGAAGCTAAGAATTTAAGACCTCTGTTGGTTTTAGCACTATGAGGATAATCAATTCAACAATTTGACACTTGATGGCCCATGTATTTGTTCTACCAAAAACATGGCTTCCTTCCCATGCAATTTTAagttcatacaataaaatgtgCTGGCTTACATAGGCATAGTCTTCTTGGTTGTTTGCTCCTGGACAAAGCTTGCCTTGTTTCGGATGCACGATATTGAGTGGGTCAAGATCCTCTTTCCCTCAATATGGGTCCATTGCAGGTTCCATCTGTCCATATGGGTGGCACCACTCCAGTGAATAGGTGGAATGAACTGAAACGAAAATGGCAGAACGGGGAGGATCCTATACCATTTAAAGTGGCGTATATGTGAACTTTTGAAGGATTCTATTCAGAAAGTCTTTTATTTCAGCATTTCATGGTAGTTGAATAGCTCAGGAGATTATACTTATTATATGCTTTCAGGCCTTCAGGTTATGCATCAAATCACATGGAAAATCCTCATTTGGAGGCATTTAGTGGTGTGATGAAACAGCCTACCGGAGAAGCAGTGGCTTCTGGGCCATCGCTGCAATTCAACACACATCCTAGATCTATTCCTTTTCCGGCTTCTGATTCCAGCATTGCCTCCAGCCAGACATCCTCCAGCAATCAAGATGTGCAGCTTTCGCTATTGAAGGCACATGAAGATGTTATCCGTAGCCAGATTCAGGTATATTTACATTCTGGGATTCGCTACATAGTCCAACAACTTTGATGTTCTACAACTTGAGCTTACTCCCAACATGGAAAAAAAAGGTCATAGCATGTATCCTGTATTGCTCTTCAACATTTTTTTGCTGATGCAACACAATCCTATATCAAAAGATGTGGCAACCACACCATTAGGTTTGTGTCACCGCTGGAAGAATTTTCTATTATTGTGCAGAACTATATCATGCCATGAACTTAACTAGTTGGTTTTATTGTAGAAATACAATATGCAAAAATCTGCAGTAGTTTTTTTTTTGTCGCTTAGATAATTATATGATTGCTCATAATG from Musa acuminata AAA Group cultivar baxijiao chromosome BXJ1-3, Cavendish_Baxijiao_AAA, whole genome shotgun sequence encodes the following:
- the LOC135585359 gene encoding ERAD-associated E3 ubiquitin-protein ligase HRD1-like, producing the protein MMRLETYAGFSFLATISAIYYAFSSRGQFYPALVYLSTSKICFVLLLNMCLVIMCIMWQLVKRLFLGSLREAEVERLNEQSWREVMDILFAITIFRQDFSVTFLAMVTALLLIKALHWLAQKRVEYIETTPSVSPLSHMRIVSFMIFLLILDCLFLYNSLRSLIQTRQASVALFFSFEYTILATTTVSTFVKYIFYVSDMLMEGQWERKAVYTFYLELVRDLLHLSLYIFFFLVIFLSYGIPLHLIRELYETFRSFRMRVADYVRYRKITSNMNERFPDATQEELNATDATCIICREEMVTAKKLLCGHLFHVHCLRSWLERQHTCPTCRALVVPPENGQVGSARHHGTPSESNQPVGSATEGTSSQGPSDGAGGANLSRHQARLQAAAMAASLYEKSFSYLPASSFWPSGYASNHMENPHLEAFSGVMKQPTGEAVASGPSLQFNTHPRSIPFPASDSSIASSQTSSSNQDVQLSLLKAHEDVIRSQIQFLQTQLQALEQQAAYQSETSSGDVVPAVADLKGKSVITSDAATSKPDGAHQEESEKV